The nucleotide sequence atatatatacatatatatatacacacatatatatatatatacatatatatatatatatatatatatacacatatatatatatatatatatatatatacacatatatatatatatatatatatatacacatatatatatatatatatatatatatacatatatatattatatatatatatacacatatatatatatatatatattatcacatatatatatatatatatatatacacatatatatatatatattatcacatatatatatatatatatattatatatacatatacatatatatatatacatatatatacgcatacatatatacacatacatatatacatatacatatatatcatatatatatatatacatatactatacatatcatatacatatacataaatatatatacatatacatatatatatacatacatatacatatatacatatacatatatatatacatacatatatattatacataatacataacatatatatatatatatactatatacatatacatatacatatatatatatatatatatatatatatatatatatatatatatatatacagtactgtaatataaatgtgttataggAGGATAAACTCACCTGATCTTCTCCCAAAATCCTGAAATGATGCAACTCTTTAATGAGAGAGTCAACGCAGCCGGCTGGAGACACGAATATCAAACatttcttattatatattaaaaaaaacattaaacacactcattgtatttattgtatatttgtattgcGTCCCACCTGCACAGGGCAGCGAGTAGCCGACTTCCGCATGATTAACAAACTGACGCTCGCTCAGTCGAGTTTCACAGTAACGAAGAAAACAGTCGAGACAGATCACGTGACGCTCCGAACACTGGAAGACCAACACCACGGGCCTGAGAGAGCATCTTATATttaacaacagtgtgtgtgtgtgtgtgtgtgtgtgtgtgtgtgtgtgtgtgtgtgtgtgtgtgtgtgtgtgtgtgtgtgtgtgttacatgatgttGCTGCAGGCAATACAGGGGACATCTCTGCTGTTGGTCATAATGAGGTCGAGGGCCACAGAGGGGTCGTCATCTGAAGTCGGGTGGGACGCACACTTCATGTAgaactcctgcacacacacacacacacacacacactcacacacacactgtactctaatggCCATATTACACAGAAGCTCCGCCTTCTTACCGCGTCGTTGCTGTGACAactgtctgactgacacacGCCATGGATACGACCTCGGAGGAGGACGTCGTCCCAAGAGGACGGACCCTGAGAGAGAAACCGTTTCACATTCACAacactatctatctatatctatatatctatatctatatatatctatatatatatatctatctatatctatatatctatatctatatatatctatatatatatatatatatatctatatatatatatatatatatatatatatatatatatatatatatatatatatatatatatatatatatatatatatatatatatatatatatatatatatatctatatctatatatatatatatatatatatatatatatatctatatatctatatatctatatatatatatatatatatatatatatatctatatatatatatatctatatctatatctatatatatatatatatatatatatatatatatatatacacacacacatcacagtatatacactatatactgtatgtatatagtgtatatatatatatatacagtatgtatatagtgtatatacactatatacagtatatacactatatatacagtgtatagtgtatatagtgtatatacatactgtatatagtatatatacactatatatacagtatactgtatatatactgtatatagtatgtatacatactgtatatagtatatatacatactgtatatagtacagtgtgtatatacactatatacatactgtatatagtgtatatacactatatacagtatacactaaatactgtatatatacatgtatactgtatatatacatatatactgtatatatatacatatatactgtatatatatatatatactgtatatatatatatatatactgtatatatacagtatatatatactgtatatatactatatatacagtatgtatatatatagtatatatatatatatatatatatatatacatatacacacacacagtatatatatactgtgtgtgtatatatatactgtgtgtgtatatatatatatatatatatatatatacagtatatatactatatatacagtatgtatatatatatatatatatatatatatatatatatatatatatatatatatatatacatatacacacacagtatatatatacagtatcaagAGGACGCTCACTTAAAGAATCGCTCCAGCAGTACTGGGGGTCCTCACATCTCTTGACTTCACATGGTGCAGTACACGTGTTTATGTTTAGTCctgttgttgtttacagtgTGACTCACCCGGCTGAGCGTCAGCGTCGTCTGTCTGCAGCTTCTGCAGCGAACTCTCAGCTTCCCTGGTTGAATCGACCTGCAGCTCTTACAGTACACAAAGAAAGTACTGCAGGTACGCACACCtgtacacacaagtacacacagtCAGAGCACTACTACTGACGTGTAAAAACTACAGACATACTGCAGGAGTACAGACATACTGCAAGAGTACTGACATACTGCAAGAGTACTGACATACTCCAGGAGTACATACACACTGCAGGAGTACTGACACACTGCAGGAGTACAGAAATACTGCAGGAGTacaaacacactgcaggagTATAGAAATACTGCAGGAGTACTGACATACTGCAGGAGTACAGAAATACTATAGGAGTACATACACACTGCAGGAGTATTGACACACTGCAGGAGTACTGACACACTGCAGGAGTACTGACATACTGCAGGAGTACTGACATACTGCAGGTGTACAGACATACTGCAGGAGTACTGACATATTACAGGAgtacagacacactgcaggagTACTGACACACTGCAGGAGTACTGACATACTGCAGGAGTACTGACATACTGCAGGAGTACAGACATACTGCAGGAGTACTGACATATTACAGGACTTCAGACATACTGCAGgagtacatacatactgtaggAGTACAGACATACTGCAAGAGTACTGACATACTACAGGAgtacagacacactgcaggagTACAGACATACTGCAGGAgtacagacacactgcaggagTACAGGCACACTGCAGGAgtacagacacactgcaggagAATTGACATACTGCAGGAGTACAGAAATACTGCAGGAgtacagacacactgcaggagTACAGAAATACTATAGGAgtacagacacactgcagaagtacagacacactgcaggagTATAGAAATACTGCAGGAGTACATACACACTGCAGGAgtacagacacactgcaggagtacagacacactgcaggagtacagacacactgcaggagTACAGAAATACTATAGGAgtacagacacactgcagaagtacagacacactgcaggagTACAGAAATACTGCAGGAgtacagacacactgcaggagTACAGAAATACTGCAGGAGTAAAGAAATACTGCAGGAGTACTGACATACTGCAGGAGTACTGACATACTGCAGGAGTATTGACATACAGCAGGAGTACAGAAATACTGCAGGAgtacagacacactgcaggagtaaagacacactgcaggagtacatacacactgcaggagtacagacacactgcagaagTACATACACACTGCAGGAGTACTGACACACTACAGGAGTACATACACACTGCAGGAgtacagacacactgcagaagtacatacacactgcagaaGTACATACAGACTGCAGGAGTACAGACACTGTGGCTACCTTAACTGACCTTTCAGACCCACAGCCTGCATTTTCTCCCTcgcctcctctgctccctcttcccctcctcctgtATCGCTCCCCTCCAGGATCACCGCCAGGccggaggaggtggaggggaggcGCGAGGAGCTGAGGTCCAGCCTGGTCAGACTGGCTTGCTCCTCTTCCGCACCCCGAGTCAGGCGCTCCTGAAGGAGGAGCAGCCGGGAGGAGGAACCTGATGAAGGGAGAACGACATGGACAGTACTTTGCTCCGGGAGGTCACAACCCTGAGacgaggagaggatggagaggagaggagagaaagaagaggagagaaagaagaagaggagaggtagaggagagagaggaggagaggagtagatgaggagatgagggagaggagaggagagaaagaagaggagataaaaaagaggaggagaggaagaggagaggtggaggaggaggagaaagaagaggagagaaagaaggagaggagaggtagaggagatagaggaggggtagaggagagagaggaggagaggagtagatgaggagaggagggagaggagaggggagaaagaagagaagataaaaagaggaggagaggtggaggaggagaggagagaaagaagaggagagaaagaagaagaggagaggtagaggagagagaggaggagaggaggagatgaggagaggagggagaggagagaaagaagagaaggagagaaaaaaagaggaggaggagaggagatattAATTTACATGACCAGAGGGAGTAACCTAGAGGAGGTGTAGCTCCCGTCTCAGCTGCTCCTCACCTGCAGTGTGGAGGAGCTCCTCAGCTCCCTCCCAGCGAACAGAACCCTGAGGAGCTCCGGTTGGACTCCCTGCTGACTCCCAACCACCTCCTTCAGCTCGGCCACACTCGTCTCTTCGTGCAGCTCCACAGCCACTCCTGGCCCGAGGTTATAGCGCACAAACACTGGAGGCACGGAATACTTTTACTGTGATACTCgtcttgtgtacttttactgtaatacTAGTAAATTTGTAATGTAATAAGCgtgtgtttttactgtaatACTAGTGTACTGTACAATTTAGTATGAACTCAGTAGAGTTTAGTATACTTTCGTTTAACTGAGTACTCACCGATCATCAGTCTCTTCGTCCTTCAGTCTCCATTGGTGTTTACATTCGGTTGCCGCGGTGCACTCTGGGTACTGTAGTCGTGCTGCCCGCACACAGAGGTAACAAACCTgctgtaaaaactaaaaactacagCGCAGTCACGCAGGGATGACGCCATGGAGTGGCACCGGAAGTGGATTGTTTTTATGAATTTTAATaaacttgtttttcattttttctttgtgtgtttatgtgagcgGCAGCCGGCGGCAGAAGAGCCGAAATATTACCGGGTTTCCTCGGACATTAGAGTCCCGTTAGAGTCTCGTGATGGCGGAGAGTCCGGGCAGCAGCGTCCTGCAGCGGACACACAGCGGCGGTACCACCGGGGGGAGCACCGGGGGGAGCACCGGGCCCAGGGTGAGAGAAACACCGTTATATTTACCGGAGAGGGCTACTGCAGTGCTGtgaatacatgaatatatatatatgtatcttgtCTATCCGTTTATAGtttgtatacatatgtatataatatatattatatatatatcatgtttatCCGTTTATAGTGCAGGGTTTGtatgcatatattatatatgtatataatatatatatatttcatatacatataaatattatttttaacatacatcatatatatatatatatatatatatatatatatatatatatatatatatatatatatatatgatatatcttatataaatatagtctagtatatatatatatatatatatatatatatatatatatatatatatatatatatatatatatatgtatatatgtatgtatatatatcatgtgtataaatatagtccagtgtttatatatatttatatgtgtatatatatgcatataaatatatatcatgtacAGCGGGTGAAATAAGTATTGAACTATTTCTAAAGGTGCTATTGACATGCATTGTTCACCAGATGTTGGTGACAACACATACAatccacacatgcaaagaaaccaaaacaaataagttCAGAAATTAAGTTATGTGTAATAAAATGGAATGACACAGGGAAAAAGTATTGAAAAGGTGCTGCTTGTCATTGCAAATTAATATCAGCTGGTTCAGTCCCAACTGACGGCCTATAAAAAGGTCTCTCATTACCAAGGTTACACAAGAAACATCTCATGATGGGTCAAAGCAAAGAGCGCTCAAGACCTTCACAACCTTATTGTTGCACAACATACCGATGCATTGGTTACAGAAGGATTTctaaacttctgaatgttccaGTGAGTACTGTTAGGGCCATAACCCGGGAGTAGAAAGAactagtgatgggcaaatgaagcttttgtgaagcactgaaccacgtcagccaattgtttcgaaaatgggttcattactcgaagcttcaggtacagtgaactctactggcgaagtgcaaggctgcagtggatttaaagtatctttgccttgaaaattctttgacgcacacatctaagactgaatatcatgttctatttaaaaataaagattgatgattgtgtgtatgtgttattgagaagagagtgctgtgAAAAGAAATTGGGCTTTTTAggccttaaatgatagtacagtttaagattggatagagagaaggggaatgataTGCAGCAAATGGCCGCAGGTCGGATACGAACCCCGGGCCACTGCGGTAAGTTTTTGAATGTGGGACACCCGCTCTACATGCTGCGCCACCGGGAGCTGAGCATGaatatgtgggatgtacattattctttcaacagctCAACAGcaaacaacgcatactacgacaacaacgcacaaatttgcggttataaagtgttgaggcgctaaaattcaaaactgtctcaacgaggcagtgccagtgaatcacctgattggactgCGAACCAGTCcagtgattcattcaggcaatgaagcagttactgcttcggacgtcatatgtcacgtgactTGAAGaaagcttcgaagcagtggttctatggaattgtagttcagggtttgaagcacgtattgaaGCTACAGCACTGCCATCACTAGAAAGAACATAATTTCACCATAAACCAGCCACGACCAGGTGCTCCTCgcaacagaggacagaggagtgAAAAGAATGATCAGAAGAGTCCAAGATCCGAGCAGCACTTGTGCTTCAGAAAGACCTGGAATCAGCAGGTACAATTGtttcaaagaaaacaataagtAATGACTCAACCACCATGGCCTGTATGCACCTCACCACGCAAGAGTCCAGCTGAAGAAAAGGCATGTTGAAGCTTGTTTAAAGTTTGCTGCACAACATTTAGACAAGCCTGTGAAATACTGGGAGAATAtagtctaaccctaaccctaacccaaaatTTAACTCTTTGGATGCCATAATACATAACATGTTTGGAGGTCAAATGGCGCTTCACATCACGCCAAACACACCATACACCAGTGAAGTGTGGAGGCGGAACATCCTGGTGTTGGGCTGGTGTTCAGCATACGGTAAACTTATCATTGAAGGAAGGATGGAAACATGTACCGAGACATTCTTGATAAGAATCTGCGGCCATCTAccaggatgatgaagatgaaatgaTGAACACCTCAACAAGACAATGATCCCAAACACACGGAAACTCTCAGATggtttcagagaaagaaaataaagctgctCGAACGACCAGCCAATCACACGACCTGAATCCAACAGAAGATCTATGGAAGAAGATCAGAGTTGACAGAAGAGGTCCAGAGAACCTGTTTGTGGAACAATGAGCCACAATCAGCGCTCAGCAAAGCACAAGACGACTTTCTGCATCCAGGAGGCGTCTCGAAGCTGTCGTCACCAACAGGCTTTATACGTATtcgtataaatatataatatataagtattaaatacagttcagtattcAATACTGTTTCCCTGTCGTtccattttattatttctgaacttatttgttttgatttcattgcatttgtgtttgtgttgttactgACATCTGCTGAACGTTTCATGTCAAAATCATCTTTAGAAATTCTATTTACTGAGAAAAATGGTGAAGtgttaaatacttattttacccGCTGTagatatatttaaagtattttgttCACAGTCCTCATGTACAAATACTATGTGATATTGTATCAATTTTAATCAAtggttaaaatatataaataaagtctatatatatatatatatatgtaaagttATATGTAAAGTCCGCACTCATTGGACTAAAGTTAGGCTTTCCAAAGTCTATGACAATATAGACCCCTCCTGtgaaaaatgtcatcaaatacctgcaaatcATGTTCATATGTTTTGGTCATGTACATCTCTGCGTAACGCAAAATGCGGAATGCAATTTCCAATACTCTGTCAGAGGTAACTGGGACACTTATCGAGCCTAATGCCATTACTGCTGTCTTTGGCATCCCCAAGCTGATCCGATAGCTTTTGCAACACTATTGGCTAGACGTCTAATACTGATGAGATGGCAATCCCCAACACCGCCTTTCCACACGCTgtggataaaataaatgttcaataatTTACAGCTTGAAAAAATCCTATATACATTGAGAGGCTCTTCTGAGAAATTCAAAAAGATGTGGGGCCCATTCTTTGCATATGCAAAGGAAATTACCTTCCCAGATATCCCTGAATAAgatccctttctctcccttatttctatttattcattcattttcattctgACCTGAAGGGTGAggcctttattttattttaatttttttaagttttctgtGAGATGGGTAATatgactgtttgtgtttgtttgtttttgttgtcctttttttagttgcattgtattgtatgttgatgttttgttttgttttgtattgtattgcattgcattgcattgtaCTCCTATAACAtggcactgtcacacacaactGCGAATTTGTGTATAAAAAATCAGAAAGtctgaaaatgtatatatatatgtatgtatatatgtgtatatgtatatatatatatgtgtatatacatatatatatgcatatatatatatatatatatatatatatgtatatatatatatatatatatatgtatatatatatatgtatatatatatatatatatatatatatatatatgtatgtatgtatatatatatatgtatatatatatatatatatatatatatatatgtatgtatgtatatatatatatatgtatatatatatatatatatatatatatatatatatatatatatatgtatatatatatgtgtatatgtatatatatgtatatatatatgtgtatatgtaacTTTTTGTCCACCAGCCAAATGGTTATTAATGTCCAAATTATAAATCAGCTGCCTGCAGATTTGATCAGATTTTGCCATATTTTGGCTGGTAAATTGTGCTGtgaaatttccctcgggatgaataaagtatctatctatcaccACATGTTTTAGTCTTACAAAGTTCCCTCCAACAGGTGGTGAAGGTGGAGTCCGGTGAGGCGGTGCTGACGGCGTCACACGGCACTGAGCTTCACTTCCTGCGGTCGCGGGTTcgagagctggagagagagaaggtggagCTGTCGGCGGAGAACCAGAGACTGAAGAACACGCTGGTCCACGGTGAGACAGGAAGTTACTTAAGATTCACTTCCTGTCACAAATGAATGATTTTATGCCATTTCATATGACTACATTTCACAGAAATACCTGGGCTCCTGTCCACCATGTGGCAGACGCTAGGCCAGGTCAGTGGGCATCACTCCGTGTCCACGGCAACAGGCAGGAGCGACAGTTACGCTCCGTACACGCAGCACCACTCAGCGACCAATCAGGATGCAGACTTCAGCCCGCTGGTGCATGTCCAGCAGTTGCAGGAGGAGCTGAGCAGGGACATGTCCGGGTCCTGGGGCGCCCTGGGCTCCGAGGATGAGGAGGTGCCACACCTGGGGAGCCACATGGGGGAGGAGGCACCGCTCTGCAGCCAGACCGACATGGAGGCGCTGAGGAGGAGCTGCTCCGAGAGCCAGTGCACCGCCGGACACGTCCATGGGCAGGTAGGATCTGAGCCTCGGGGGGGAATAAACAACACGGAAAGGTAAGGAGGAGGCAACCCTGGTTAACCGCTCGTTAAGACCTCGTTAAGACCAATGAGCAGCTGTCGGTGCTATGGTTTAATTTCAACCTCAGGACGATGATCAGCGACACTGTTGCCATAACGACCTGGTAACCTACTACATCACGACCACAAAGACACGCAGAACGACCAGAACAACCAGAAAGACACGCAAAcctgttgttttctgttctctGTACGGGGCTACTGAGTGTCCCTGAACTCATCACAAGCTTTAAAGTCATGTCTGTAAATATCAATCAACTAATAAAGTTATGTTAAAccagctcttcctcctccagggATGACGTCACTCtttgtaaacaaaaaacaaagtgtgtgtgcgtgtgttaagACCTCGTTTAGAGCTTGTTCAGACCTCGTTGCCTGCtcactttaaatcaaatcaaatgtatttatatagcccagtgggctttacagactatacaggatacgacaccctctgtccttagaccctcgcaccgcacaaggaaaaacgtatatatatatatatatatatatatataaacgtgGGCGTGAGGCAGGACCAggacagcaggcgcagccatgattcatgatccATGACTGTTAAACTTTAACAGTGCCAatctgccacatgagagacacagaaattCCGGGGATGATActccggatgctgtgttagtaacatacatttacataaatgtaaaggagagggagaggaggagagaaggagagaaggagagcagggaggtgtacCCCGGCAGTCTGAGCcgatagcagcataactaggggctggtacaaggcaagcctgagcaagccctaactataagctttatcaaaaaggaaagtctttagcctactcttaaatgtggagagggtgtttgcctcccgaacacaaactggaagctggttccactggagaggagcttgatagctgaaggctctggctgccattgtactcttagagactctaggaactacaagtaaccctgcactCTGGGaacgcaatgctctagttggtttataaggtactatgagatctttaagataagttggagcctgaccattaattgctttgtaaatcaggagaaggatttttaattctattctgtattttaccaggagccagtgcagagcagctaatacaggagtaatatgatcccgtttccttgttaataataataatacattttatttatggagcgcttttaaaaaggtactcaaagacgctttacatgtacatataacattaaaaattacattaagaaaaacaggacatcaacattaaaaatacatagaagtaattacacattaaaagcagatctgaagaggtgggttttgaTTAGGGATTTAAACATGGTGAGATCGGTACAGTCacggatgtgtttggggagtgagttccagagggagggggcggtGATGAAGAAGGCTCCGTCACCCCAGGTCCGGAGCTAGGTCCTTTGTGCCAGGGACAGGAGGTTGGCATCGGAGGAATGGAGGGTGCGAGAGGgagtgtggtgatggagcaggtcggtgaggtaggagggggcctggttgtggagggctttgtaggtgaggaggaggattttaaaatggatgACTGGGgactgggagccagtggaggttcTGAGTTTATTGATGAGTTTGGATGGTGCGCCGTAGAGGAGGCTGTTGCAGAAGTCAAGTCTGGATGAGGGTTTCGGCAGCAGGGAAGGAAAGTGATGGGCAGAGACGAGCTATATTTTTTAGATGAAAAAAGGCAGTTTTGGTGATCTGATTAATGTGGTTATTGAAGGTGAGGTTGCTGTCGAAAATGACTCCAAGGTTCCGGATGTgtgggagggagacagagtggagTTGTCAATGGTAAGGGAgaagttattgttgtttttgctgaggGATTTGGGACTGATAATGAGCATGTCAAATTTATCACAGTTGAGttttagaaagttgttttgcatccaggattttatttcagtgaGACAGTTTGTCAGAGTGGAGAGGGTTGCAGTGGTGATGGATTTTGTTGAGATGTAGAGCTGGACGTCGTCGGCGTAGCAATGGAAATGGAGGCCATGGCGACGTATGATGTgaccgaggaggaggaggtagaggatgAAAAGGAAAGGACCAAGCACCGAACCATGGGGGACGCCTTGGGACAGGGGAGCAGGGGAGGAGGTGcagttgttgatgttgatgaacTGTTGCCGGTTTGTGAGGTCTGACTTCAACCAGGAGAGAGCAGTGCCGGTGATGTTTAGAGAGGTTTCGAGACGGGAGAGTAGGATGGTGTGGTGGATGGTGTCAACAGCTGCAGTGAGGTCGAGGAGGATGAGAATGGTGAGGTATCCAGAgtcggaggagaggaggaggtcgttggtgaCTTTCAGGAGCgctgtttctgtgctgtgttgtgaGCGGAAGCCCGATTGGAGTGGTTCAAACAGATCGTTAGAGTTGAGGTGGGTTTTGAGTTGCGTTGAGACTACGCGTTCAAGTATTTTTGAGAGAAAGGGGAGGTTGGAAATGGGCCAGAAATTACTCATGGTGTCGGGGTTGAGTCCAGGTTTTTTAAGGATGGGGGT is from Cottoperca gobio unplaced genomic scaffold, fCotGob3.1 fCotGob3_295arrow_ctg1, whole genome shotgun sequence and encodes:
- the LOC115005371 gene encoding E3 ubiquitin-protein ligase parkin-like translates to MIVFVRYNLGPGVAVELHEETSVAELKEVVGSQQGVQPELLRVLFAGRELRSSSTLQGCDLPEQSTVHVVLPSSGSSSRLLLLQERLTRGAEEEQASLTRLDLSSSRLPSTSSGLAVILEGSDTGGGEEGAEEAREKMQAVGLKGVRTCSTFFVYCKSCRSIQPGKLRVRCRSCRQTTLTLSRGPSSWDDVLLRGRIHGVCQSDSCHSNDAEFYMKCASHPTSDDDPSVALDLIMTNSRDVPCIACSNIMPVVLVFQCSERHVICLDCFLRYCETRLSERQFVNHAEVGYSLPCAAGCVDSLIKELHHFRILGEDQ
- the LOC115005377 gene encoding uncharacterized protein LOC115005377 isoform X2, with translation MAESPGSSVLQRTHSGGTTGGSTGGSTGPRVVKVESGEAVLTASHGTELHFLRSRVRELEREKVELSAENQRLKNTLVHEIPGLLSTMWQTLGQVSGHHSVSTATGRSDSYAPYTQHHSATNQDADFSPLVHVQQLQEELSRDMSGSWGALGSEDEEVPHLGSHMGEEAPLCSQTDMEALRRSCSESQCTAGHVHGQVSQVEVYPGSGVLCDVRSWQAANQAQSPTAMARMLLLGVFDMNTLMNSNLRGGRSRRPASHSQRSALDPHKINAIFNAILARFPLAKRGVIGSGINSKLSEIRFRSRRANRDPRFL
- the LOC115005377 gene encoding uncharacterized protein LOC115005377 isoform X1, which translates into the protein MMGQSKERSRPSQPYCCTTYRCIGYRRISKLLNVPVVKVESGEAVLTASHGTELHFLRSRVRELEREKVELSAENQRLKNTLVHEIPGLLSTMWQTLGQVSGHHSVSTATGRSDSYAPYTQHHSATNQDADFSPLVHVQQLQEELSRDMSGSWGALGSEDEEVPHLGSHMGEEAPLCSQTDMEALRRSCSESQCTAGHVHGQVSQVEVYPGSGVLCDVRSWQAANQAQSPTAMARMLLLGVFDMNTLMNSNLRGGRSRRPASHSQRSALDPHKINAIFNAILARFPLAKRGVIGSGINSKLSEIRFRSRRANRDPRFL